The nucleotide window CCGATCGGCGGCGGCAAGGGACCATGTCCCTCGTTCACGGCCATCGGCGGGTTCGCCGCGCTGGACCGCGGAAAAGTTCTGCAGCTCGGCGGTTTTCTGGACATCTTCAACCCGTTCTACTGGGAGGACATCGACCTGTCGTACCGCGCCTGGAAGCGGGGCTGGGAGATCCGCTATGAGCCGCGCAGCGTGGTTTACCATCAACCCAGCGCCACCATCGGCCGCGCCTTTCAGCAGCGTCGGATCGATACCGTCGCTGCGCGCAACCGGCTCCTGTTCCACTGGCTGGAGATCCGCGACCCCGGCATGCTGGCCCGCCACGCCGGGATGCTGGCGCTGCAAGTAGCGTCGCAGTGGGCCGGCCGGCGGCGGGAGTTTTACGGGGCGCTGGCGCAGGCGCTGCGGCGCCTGCCGGAAGTCCGCCGCCTCCGGCGGTCGATCCATCGCGGGGAAGTGCGGTCCGATCGCGAACTGGTGAGAATGTTCCAGGAACTGGCCCGCCGGTCGGACATCCGCATCATCCGTAGTCACGCCGAGGCGGAGGCGCTGGCCGCCGGCGCACCGGAGTAGTCAGCGGGATCCCGCAGTGATGGACCGAGGATCAGAGCCCGGCACCGGGAGCCTGGGCTTCCGGTGAGGCCTCCGGGATTTCGCTCGTGCCGGCGGTGGGCTT belongs to Acidobacteriota bacterium and includes:
- a CDS encoding glycosyltransferase encodes the protein MTAPLLVEAECPAAAPASAGASRPGVSVVIPTWNGRHLLECYLPAVLAEADAYRRLTGAAAEVLVVDDGSTDGTAEYLARTAAAGVRVAARQVNGGFAAACNTGFAAAAHPLVVLLNNDVEPAAGFLPPLLEHFRDPAVFGVTCRVLLPGTRVLSTGGKVGIFRRGYWSAQFNYEPIGGGKGPCPSFTAIGGFAALDRGKVLQLGGFLDIFNPFYWEDIDLSYRAWKRGWEIRYEPRSVVYHQPSATIGRAFQQRRIDTVAARNRLLFHWLEIRDPGMLARHAGMLALQVASQWAGRRREFYGALAQALRRLPEVRRLRRSIHRGEVRSDRELVRMFQELARRSDIRIIRSHAEAEALAAGAPE